One part of the Fusobacterium pseudoperiodonticum genome encodes these proteins:
- the msrAB gene encoding bifunctional peptide-methionine (S)-S-oxide reductase MsrA/peptide-methionine (R)-S-oxide reductase MsrB, whose amino-acid sequence MKKFILPLIFIFLIGTFVFAKMLSRNVSKETEAEKDLLESIQLVDMNGNDYTFSRGKNIYIKFWASWCPTCLAGLEELDRLAGENNNNFEVITVVFPGINGEKNPAKFKEWYDSLGYKNIKVLYDTDGKLLQIFKIRALPTSAIIYKDLKIDNVIVGHISNGQIKDYYEGKGENEVMEESKNTTVNNVNKENIKEIYLAGGCFWGVEEYFARIDGVIDSVSGYANGSFDNPTYENVCNNSGHAETVHITYDSSKVSLDTLLKYYFRIIDPTSVNKQGNDRGIQYRTGIYYQNDEDKQIAINAIKEEQKKYSRPIVIEVEKLKRFDKAEEEHQDYLKKNPNGYCHINLNKANEAIIDEKKYQKPSDEVLKEKLTDLEYQVTQNAATERAFTHEYDKKQEDGIYVDITTGEPLFSSKDKYDAGCGWPSFTKPIATEVVNYKQDNSHGMSRVEVRSRAGKAHLGHVFEDGPRAEGGLRYCINGASLRFIPYDKMDEEGYGEFKKYVK is encoded by the coding sequence ATGAAAAAATTTATTTTACCTTTAATTTTTATATTTTTAATTGGAACATTTGTTTTTGCTAAAATGCTTAGTCGCAATGTAAGTAAGGAAACGGAGGCTGAGAAAGACTTGTTAGAGAGTATACAATTAGTAGATATGAATGGAAATGACTACACATTTTCAAGAGGGAAAAATATCTATATTAAATTTTGGGCTTCATGGTGTCCAACTTGTTTAGCAGGTCTAGAAGAATTAGATAGGTTAGCAGGTGAAAATAATAATAATTTTGAAGTAATAACTGTTGTTTTTCCAGGAATAAATGGAGAAAAAAATCCTGCTAAATTTAAAGAATGGTATGATAGTTTAGGTTACAAAAACATTAAAGTTCTATATGACACAGATGGAAAGCTATTACAAATATTTAAAATAAGAGCTTTACCAACATCAGCAATTATATACAAAGATTTAAAAATAGACAATGTAATTGTTGGTCATATAAGTAATGGACAAATCAAGGACTATTATGAAGGGAAAGGAGAAAATGAAGTTATGGAAGAAAGTAAAAATACTACTGTAAATAATGTTAATAAAGAAAATATAAAAGAAATATATTTAGCTGGTGGTTGCTTCTGGGGAGTGGAAGAATATTTTGCTAGAATAGATGGAGTTATAGACTCAGTTTCTGGTTATGCAAATGGTTCTTTTGACAATCCAACTTATGAAAATGTTTGCAATAACTCAGGACATGCTGAGACAGTACATATAACTTATGATTCTTCAAAAGTATCTTTAGATACTCTATTAAAATATTATTTTAGAATAATTGATCCAACTTCTGTAAATAAGCAAGGAAACGATAGAGGAATTCAATACAGAACAGGTATCTATTATCAAAATGATGAAGATAAACAAATCGCTATAAATGCTATAAAAGAAGAACAAAAGAAATATTCTAGACCTATTGTAATTGAAGTTGAAAAGTTAAAAAGATTTGATAAGGCCGAAGAGGAACATCAAGATTACTTAAAGAAAAATCCTAATGGATATTGCCATATTAATTTAAATAAGGCAAATGAGGCAATAATAGATGAAAAAAAGTATCAAAAGCCAAGTGATGAAGTTTTAAAAGAGAAATTGACTGATTTAGAATATCAAGTTACACAAAATGCAGCAACAGAAAGAGCTTTTACTCATGAATACGATAAGAAACAAGAAGATGGTATCTATGTGGATATAACAACGGGAGAGCCATTATTTAGTTCAAAGGATAAATATGATGCAGGTTGTGGTTGGCCAAGTTTCACTAAACCTATTGCAACAGAAGTAGTAAATTACAAACAAGATAATTCTCATGGTATGAGTAGAGTTGAAGTAAGAAGTAGAGCTGGAAAAGCACATTTAGGACATGTCTTTGAAGATGGACCAAGAGCTGAAGGTGGACTTAGATACTGTATCAATGGAGCTTCATTAAGATTCATTCCTTATGATAAAATGGATGAAGAAGGCTATGGAGAATTTAAAAAATATGTAAAATAA
- a CDS encoding M20 family metallopeptidase has translation MDLKELEKVIDKYIDEIIEFRRDIHSHPELSGNEKRTSEKVIEKLKKLPIDLISNVNGYGIIGNLKGNSNKKTILLRGDMDALPINEVNDLPFISKNKNIMHACGHDMHTSILLGTAYVLSYFKDKLDGNVKFMFQPSEEASPIGGSKGMIAEGLLENPKVDEAYALHVFEVPTGSIAIKPGVATSRSDRIDIEIFGKSSHASLPAEGRDAIVVAGNIITSVQTIISRNMPPNQTAVITIGKITGGSRYNVLADYVKLEGTVRTFSTENADMIRERLQKIVEDIASAYGCSAKLNYQNGYDFVYNDPELSELAIKSLNEILGKKNVLIQSNPLPAGEDFSFVTKKVPSVFMWLGTESNFNKGKCTLHSPEFIADEASLRVGIKIFCKLVFDRLT, from the coding sequence ATGGATTTAAAAGAATTGGAGAAAGTAATTGATAAATATATTGATGAAATTATTGAATTCAGAAGAGATATACACTCGCATCCTGAATTAAGTGGAAATGAAAAAAGAACATCTGAAAAAGTTATTGAAAAGTTAAAAAAACTTCCTATTGATTTAATATCTAATGTTAATGGTTATGGAATTATTGGGAATTTAAAAGGAAATAGTAATAAAAAAACTATTTTATTAAGAGGTGATATGGATGCACTTCCTATAAATGAAGTAAATGATTTACCTTTTATTTCAAAAAATAAAAATATTATGCATGCATGTGGTCACGATATGCATACTTCTATATTATTAGGAACAGCATATGTATTATCGTATTTCAAAGACAAATTAGATGGAAATGTAAAATTTATGTTTCAACCTAGTGAAGAAGCATCACCTATTGGTGGTTCAAAAGGAATGATAGCTGAAGGTTTACTTGAAAATCCAAAAGTTGATGAAGCTTACGCCTTACATGTTTTTGAAGTTCCAACAGGAAGTATTGCAATAAAACCAGGTGTTGCAACTTCAAGGTCAGATAGGATTGATATTGAAATTTTTGGGAAAAGTAGCCACGCATCTTTACCAGCTGAAGGAAGGGATGCGATAGTTGTAGCAGGAAATATTATTACGAGTGTTCAAACTATAATAAGTAGAAATATGCCTCCTAATCAAACAGCTGTTATTACAATTGGAAAAATAACTGGTGGAAGTAGATATAATGTATTAGCTGATTATGTAAAACTTGAAGGAACAGTTCGTACTTTTTCTACTGAGAATGCAGATATGATAAGAGAAAGACTTCAAAAGATAGTTGAAGATATAGCTAGTGCATATGGATGTAGTGCTAAACTTAATTATCAAAATGGTTATGATTTTGTGTATAATGATCCTGAATTATCTGAGTTAGCTATAAAATCTTTAAATGAAATTTTAGGAAAAAAGAATGTACTTATTCAATCAAATCCTTTACCTGCAGGAGAAGATTTTTCTTTTGTTACCAAAAAAGTTCCATCTGTTTTTATGTGGTTAGGGACAGAAAGTAATTTTAACAAAGGAAAGTGTACCCTACATAGTCCAGAATTTATAGCAGATGAAGCATCATTAAGAGTAGGAATTAAGATTTTTTGTAAATTAGTTTTTGACAGATTGACTTAA
- a CDS encoding helix-turn-helix domain-containing protein: MIKLAILTPKNSSEKIKNSLKEITCEIKYIFYNNLYDLEDLYLKNAQKYDGIITSGPIGYEIIKNSVELFTPLYHFDISKGDLYKYLFNILKENPKIDFSRVYIDFISPEKKEYWFKDIFKKEEEPIFYQINFSNKNLYETLKNNYINLKKEKKIDIVLTRISNMVNFLKSEKISFDFLFPSEENIKNTVLEVIKDIKILKSEKKQIIFGKLLFDKISIDIEEEIHSISKNCIIKILDKNIEILMLYEDFINSNIALNLKKKFRNNFLSGWGKGNNINEARHNAEKSYIKNKETNTEVIYLVSTNSETILSEINAKKKKNIEIIEKLKKLNITKQNSEKLIELFKNQEKVSCANLANYLNISERTANRLLLKLEENSLATSNLIKINRGRPKKIYTFSF, translated from the coding sequence ATGATAAAGTTAGCAATTTTAACCCCTAAAAATTCATCTGAAAAGATTAAAAATTCATTAAAAGAAATTACATGCGAAATAAAATATATATTTTATAATAATCTTTATGATTTAGAAGACTTATATTTAAAAAATGCTCAAAAATATGATGGAATTATTACAAGTGGACCTATCGGATATGAAATAATAAAAAATAGCGTTGAGCTATTTACACCTTTATACCATTTTGATATTTCAAAAGGAGATTTATACAAATATCTTTTTAATATTTTAAAAGAAAATCCCAAAATAGATTTTTCAAGGGTTTATATTGATTTTATTTCTCCTGAAAAAAAGGAATACTGGTTTAAAGATATTTTTAAGAAAGAAGAGGAACCTATTTTTTATCAAATAAATTTTTCTAATAAAAATTTATATGAAACTTTGAAAAATAATTATATTAATTTAAAAAAAGAAAAGAAAATAGATATAGTTTTAACCAGAATAAGTAACATGGTTAACTTTTTAAAATCTGAAAAAATTTCATTTGATTTTCTATTTCCATCAGAAGAAAATATTAAAAACACTGTTTTAGAAGTTATAAAGGACATAAAAATTTTAAAATCTGAAAAAAAACAAATCATTTTTGGAAAACTTTTATTTGATAAAATTTCTATTGATATTGAAGAAGAAATTCATTCAATTTCTAAAAATTGCATAATAAAAATTTTAGATAAAAATATAGAAATTTTAATGCTCTATGAAGATTTTATAAATTCAAATATAGCTTTAAATTTAAAAAAGAAATTTAGAAATAATTTTCTTTCTGGATGGGGGAAAGGTAATAATATAAATGAAGCAAGGCATAACGCAGAAAAGTCATATATAAAAAATAAAGAAACCAATACTGAAGTTATATATTTAGTTTCTACTAATTCTGAAACTATCTTATCTGAAATAAATGCTAAAAAAAAGAAGAATATTGAAATAATTGAGAAATTAAAAAAATTAAATATAACAAAACAAAATTCAGAAAAACTTATAGAGCTTTTTAAAAATCAAGAAAAAGTAAGTTGTGCTAATTTAGCCAATTATTTAAACATATCAGAAAGAACAGCTAACAGATTATTGCTAAAACTTGAGGAAAATAGCTTGGCTACTTCAAATTTAATAAAAATAAACAGAGGAAGACCTAAAAAAATATATACATTTTCATTTTAA
- a CDS encoding sodium/glutamate symporter yields the protein MTSKIFMDLLNALGLLGLFLILGTFLRAKIKFFQTTFIPASVIGGFLLLLLGPICFNLIKIPEEWLKIFSLIPGVLIVPIVASVPLGLKSSSEKKSVKNILPLAFIGIAIAMLQFGFGFSAQYIFPNYDFYKTFGWELGIGFVGGHGTAGLLGNMLQSANLDFWEIAQGVATTTATFGLVGGILIGMLLINIASRKNFTAILKKPGDIPESFKIGFVKDVENQPKLGRETTLTSSVDTLAFHAAIIFGVCLISSQLQAFIKAYKIPILDKISIWAYAMIIMFIVWKIFVRLKVDFLIDSNTKSRISGSLTEFAVTAAIASLPIKAVFTYLVPILYIVIIGFIVTTLFLFYMCKFFIKDYWFEHMIATFGMATGVFLTGILLLRVCDPDFKSPVLANYSLSYTITSVVYFVFLNIILTLLLTKGLFFGMSFTFIVGFLFMFAAIISSKILLKNK from the coding sequence ATGACTAGTAAAATTTTTATGGATTTGTTGAATGCTTTAGGATTATTAGGTTTATTTCTGATTCTAGGAACATTTTTAAGAGCAAAAATAAAATTTTTTCAAACCACATTTATACCAGCATCAGTAATAGGAGGTTTTTTACTTCTTCTGTTAGGACCTATTTGTTTCAATTTAATAAAAATTCCAGAAGAATGGTTAAAAATATTCTCTTTAATACCAGGAGTTTTAATAGTTCCAATAGTTGCATCTGTACCTCTTGGATTAAAAAGTTCATCAGAAAAAAAATCTGTTAAAAATATATTACCTTTAGCTTTTATTGGTATTGCTATTGCTATGTTACAATTTGGATTTGGTTTTTCTGCTCAGTATATTTTTCCAAACTATGATTTCTATAAGACTTTTGGTTGGGAATTAGGAATTGGATTTGTTGGTGGACATGGAACAGCGGGTTTATTAGGAAATATGTTGCAAAGTGCTAATTTAGATTTCTGGGAAATAGCTCAAGGAGTAGCAACTACTACTGCTACTTTTGGTTTAGTAGGTGGAATCTTAATTGGAATGCTTTTGATTAATATTGCTTCAAGAAAAAATTTTACAGCTATTCTTAAAAAGCCAGGAGATATCCCTGAAAGTTTTAAAATAGGATTTGTAAAGGATGTAGAAAATCAACCTAAACTTGGAAGAGAAACTACTTTAACATCATCAGTTGATACTTTAGCATTTCATGCAGCAATTATTTTTGGTGTTTGTCTAATTTCTTCACAATTACAAGCTTTTATAAAAGCATATAAAATACCTATACTTGATAAAATCTCTATCTGGGCTTATGCTATGATTATAATGTTTATAGTGTGGAAAATATTTGTGAGATTAAAAGTAGATTTTTTAATTGATAGTAACACAAAATCAAGAATATCTGGAAGTCTTACAGAATTTGCAGTTACAGCAGCTATTGCTAGTTTACCTATAAAAGCTGTATTTACTTACTTAGTTCCAATTTTATATATAGTTATTATTGGTTTTATTGTTACAACTTTATTCTTATTTTATATGTGTAAATTTTTTATAAAAGATTATTGGTTTGAACATATGATTGCAACTTTTGGTATGGCTACTGGTGTATTTTTGACAGGAATACTTTTATTAAGAGTATGCGATCCTGATTTTAAAAGTCCTGTTTTAGCGAATTATTCACTTTCATATACTATAACAAGTGTAGTTTATTTTGTATTTTTAAATATAATTTTAACACTCTTATTAACTAAAGGACTTTTCTTTGGAATGAGTTTTACATTTATTGTAGGATTTTTATTCATGTTTGCAGCTATAATTTCAAGTAAGATCTTATTGAAAAATAAATAA
- a CDS encoding SpoIID/LytB domain-containing protein — protein sequence MNKKISLIIVSAFMLLACSNNSGKKVKPVKPNEDYKGSTVIETNTDNTNIERGNREKITLENTVFKKLGLPLPYNTFGAAIPYLVPVNDNHKESFSVFGEYDENKALKYFKNLSSRGHGDNSPYWRWKTSIKKSDLYNKVESRIVSIYKTNPRNVLTLVNGEWQQAPIRSVGDVQDIIVAARGESGIITHMLIITSNGKYLVAKEFNVRKLLATNNALYGSKGEEGSYASKPIMPSVSSLPSAYLALEEDGGYIHIYGGGYGHGVGMSQFAAGTLAKSGESYKNILKRYYTNVKLSTVESVLGNNKEIKVGITTNGSLEHGRLNIFSSENKVQIYNEDFDITVGANERVDVRNSSGAVTITLENGKEYKTRNPLNFYAKGEYLTISPVRKAHTTSPKYRGILTIIPRGSSLRVINTIDIEKYLLQVVASEMPRSFGVEALKVQAVAARTYAVSDILKGKYAKDGFHIKDTVESQVYNNQIENEDATRAIKETAGEIMTYDGMPIDAKYFSTSSGFTSHASNVW from the coding sequence ATGAATAAAAAAATATCTTTAATAATTGTATCAGCATTTATGCTATTAGCCTGTTCAAATAATTCAGGGAAAAAGGTTAAACCAGTTAAACCTAATGAAGACTATAAAGGAAGTACTGTAATTGAAACAAATACTGACAATACTAATATTGAAAGAGGAAATAGAGAAAAAATAACTCTAGAAAATACTGTATTTAAAAAATTAGGATTACCTTTACCATATAATACTTTTGGAGCAGCTATACCTTACTTAGTTCCTGTAAATGATAACCATAAAGAAAGTTTCTCAGTTTTTGGAGAATATGATGAAAATAAAGCTCTAAAATACTTTAAAAATTTATCTTCAAGAGGACATGGAGATAACTCACCTTATTGGAGATGGAAAACAAGTATTAAAAAATCAGATTTATATAATAAGGTAGAAAGTAGAATCGTTTCTATCTATAAAACAAATCCTAGAAATGTTTTAACTCTTGTAAATGGTGAGTGGCAACAAGCTCCTATAAGAAGTGTTGGAGATGTTCAAGATATAATAGTTGCAGCAAGAGGAGAATCTGGAATAATAACTCATATGCTTATCATAACTAGCAATGGTAAGTACTTAGTAGCAAAAGAATTTAATGTAAGAAAACTTTTAGCAACTAACAATGCACTTTATGGTTCAAAAGGAGAAGAAGGTTCTTATGCTTCTAAACCAATTATGCCTAGTGTAAGTTCATTACCTTCAGCATATCTAGCTTTAGAAGAAGATGGAGGATATATCCACATATATGGTGGAGGATATGGACATGGAGTTGGAATGTCTCAATTTGCAGCTGGAACTTTAGCTAAGAGTGGAGAAAGTTATAAAAATATTTTAAAAAGATATTATACTAATGTAAAACTTTCAACTGTTGAATCAGTATTAGGAAATAATAAGGAAATCAAAGTTGGTATCACAACTAATGGAAGTTTAGAACATGGAAGACTTAATATTTTCTCATCAGAAAATAAGGTTCAAATATATAATGAAGACTTTGATATAACAGTTGGAGCAAATGAAAGAGTTGATGTAAGAAATTCTTCAGGAGCAGTGACTATAACTCTTGAAAACGGAAAAGAGTATAAGACTAGAAATCCTTTAAATTTCTATGCTAAGGGAGAATATTTAACAATTAGTCCTGTTAGAAAAGCTCATACAACTTCTCCAAAATATAGAGGAATTTTAACTATAATACCTAGAGGTTCTAGTTTAAGAGTAATAAATACTATAGATATCGAAAAATATCTATTACAAGTTGTTGCAAGTGAAATGCCAAGAAGCTTTGGTGTTGAAGCATTGAAAGTACAAGCTGTTGCAGCAAGAACTTATGCGGTTAGTGATATATTAAAAGGTAAGTATGCTAAAGATGGTTTCCATATAAAAGATACTGTTGAAAGCCAAGTGTATAATAACCAAATAGAAAATGAAGATGCAACTCGTGCTATAAAAGAAACTGCTGGGGAAATCATGACTTATGATGGTATGCCTATAGATGCTAAATACTTCTCAACATCTTCTGGATTTACAAGCCATGCTTCTAATGTATGGTAA
- a CDS encoding cytochrome c biogenesis CcdA family protein, translated as MFTQEVAYSTAYLAGVASFFSPCIFPIIPVYISILSNGEKKSVSKTLAFVLGLSVTYIVLGFGAGFIGELFLNSKVRVIGGILVVILGLFQMDILKLKFLEKTKVMNYEGEEQSLFSTFLLGLTFSLGWTPCVGPILASILILAGSSGDTGNSVMLMVLYLLGMATPFVIFSLASKTLFKKMSFIKKHLPLIKKIGGFLIIVMGILLIFDKLNIFLTV; from the coding sequence ATGTTTACACAAGAAGTTGCATATAGCACAGCATATTTAGCAGGGGTTGCTTCTTTTTTTTCACCATGTATATTTCCAATTATTCCAGTATATATTTCAATTCTAAGTAATGGCGAGAAAAAATCAGTAAGTAAGACTCTAGCTTTTGTTTTAGGACTTTCAGTTACCTATATAGTCTTAGGTTTTGGAGCAGGGTTCATTGGAGAATTATTTCTTAATAGTAAGGTAAGAGTTATTGGAGGAATTTTAGTTGTAATTTTAGGACTTTTCCAAATGGATATTTTAAAATTAAAATTTTTGGAAAAAACTAAAGTTATGAATTATGAGGGAGAAGAACAAAGCTTATTCTCAACTTTCCTTTTAGGTTTAACTTTTAGTCTTGGTTGGACTCCTTGTGTTGGACCAATATTAGCTTCGATATTAATCTTAGCAGGTTCATCAGGAGATACAGGAAATAGTGTAATGTTAATGGTTCTATATCTATTGGGAATGGCAACACCATTTGTAATATTCTCATTAGCTTCAAAAACATTATTTAAGAAAATGTCTTTTATCAAAAAACATTTACCTCTTATTAAAAAAATAGGTGGGTTCTTAATTATAGTAATGGGAATTCTTTTAATTTTTGACAAACTTAATATATTTTTAACTGTTTAA
- a CDS encoding DNA alkylation repair protein: MEIESLEFKTEKEYKEFLDYLFSIRDIEYRDFNTKIVVPVDCEIIGIRTPILRDIAKKIAKTSSENFLNLFEKLFLKKKIKYYEEKVLYGFLIGYSKMEYQDRLKRIDFFINVIDNWAVCDIVDSSFKFINKNKEDFYKYLNSKLSTTNPWEQRFIFVMLLAYYIEDKYLKDIFKICEKIKSEEYYVNMAKAWLLSVCYVKYKDETYKFLEKTKLDTWTVNKAIQKIRESLRVTKEEKERILVLKRK, translated from the coding sequence ATGGAAATTGAAAGTTTAGAATTTAAAACAGAAAAAGAGTATAAAGAATTTTTAGACTATCTTTTTTCAATAAGAGATATCGAATATAGAGATTTCAATACTAAAATAGTTGTACCTGTGGATTGTGAGATAATTGGAATAAGAACTCCAATTTTAAGAGATATAGCAAAAAAAATAGCTAAAACTTCTTCTGAAAACTTTTTAAATCTTTTTGAAAAATTATTTTTGAAAAAAAAGATTAAGTATTATGAAGAAAAAGTTTTGTATGGCTTTTTAATTGGCTATTCAAAGATGGAGTATCAAGACAGATTAAAAAGAATAGATTTCTTTATAAATGTTATAGATAACTGGGCAGTTTGTGATATAGTTGATTCAAGCTTTAAGTTTATCAATAAAAATAAAGAAGATTTCTATAAATATTTAAATTCTAAATTATCTACAACAAATCCATGGGAACAAAGATTTATCTTTGTAATGCTCTTAGCTTATTATATAGAAGATAAATATTTAAAAGATATTTTTAAAATTTGTGAAAAAATAAAATCAGAAGAATATTATGTAAACATGGCTAAAGCTTGGTTACTATCAGTTTGCTATGTTAAATATAAAGATGAAACTTATAAATTCTTAGAAAAAACTAAACTAGATACTTGGACGGTCAATAAGGCTATTCAAAAAATTAGGGAATCTCTGAGAGTTACAAAAGAAGAAAAAGAAAGAATATTGGTTTTAAAAAGAAAATAA
- the kdsB gene encoding 3-deoxy-manno-octulosonate cytidylyltransferase — protein MKFLGIIPARYSSTRLEGKPLKLIEGHTMIEWVYKRAKKSNLDSLIVATDDERIYNEVLNFGGQAIMTSTEHTNGTSRIAEVCEKIKDYDVIINIQGDEPLIEYEMINSLIETFKENKDLKMATLKHKLIEKEEIENPNNVKVICDKNDYAIYFSRSVIPYPRKADDISYFKHIGIYGYKRDFVIEYSKMPATALEVAESLEQLRVLENGYKIKVLETTHSLIGVDTQENLEQVINFVKKNNIRI, from the coding sequence ATGAAATTTTTAGGAATAATACCAGCAAGATATTCTTCAACTAGACTTGAAGGAAAACCTTTAAAATTAATAGAAGGCCACACTATGATAGAGTGGGTATACAAGAGAGCAAAAAAATCAAATCTTGACTCATTAATCGTAGCAACAGATGATGAAAGAATATACAATGAAGTCTTAAATTTTGGTGGGCAAGCAATAATGACAAGTACAGAACACACTAATGGAACATCAAGAATAGCAGAAGTTTGTGAAAAAATAAAAGACTATGATGTTATCATAAATATTCAAGGTGATGAACCATTAATAGAATATGAAATGATAAATAGTTTAATAGAAACATTTAAAGAAAATAAAGATTTAAAAATGGCTACATTAAAACATAAATTAATTGAAAAAGAAGAAATAGAAAATCCAAATAATGTAAAAGTAATTTGTGATAAAAATGACTATGCAATATATTTTTCAAGATCTGTAATTCCTTATCCAAGAAAGGCTGATGATATATCATATTTTAAGCATATAGGAATCTATGGATATAAAAGAGATTTCGTTATAGAATATTCAAAGATGCCAGCAACAGCTTTAGAAGTAGCTGAATCTTTAGAACAACTTAGAGTTTTAGAAAATGGTTATAAAATAAAAGTTTTAGAAACAACTCATAGTTTAATTGGGGTAGATACTCAAGAGAACTTAGAGCAAGTAATTAATTTTGTTAAGAAAAATAATATAAGAATATAA
- a CDS encoding phage head-tail adapter protein, with translation MIGIYHFEDSYFTVGKISKIDSKYLFLISYDINFKEDGIKVFLIDSIKRIILKSDYIEKNQREILKFNKENKDIFQELIENRVEISIELADGSIEEAYLTEKGEDYFKFKILNDNQNITSEEVITKDYLKRIKISNNIEREEYKNFKVITTKNDDEYIAYDLSYNGNYLIFLEKEEFYDIAQINIIPKNMIESISEIEVKLDTTKENFNDLIDFEKDLEIIEILKKCLENKFLVFIDNADFFETKVGVITNLENNKIKIKEIDKYGNFYKNSEIYFDEIQLLAIKNYKLGV, from the coding sequence ATAATAGGAATATATCATTTTGAAGATTCCTACTTTACAGTTGGAAAAATTTCAAAAATAGATTCAAAATATTTATTTTTGATTTCTTATGACATAAATTTTAAAGAAGATGGAATAAAAGTTTTTCTAATTGATTCAATAAAAAGAATAATATTGAAATCAGACTATATTGAAAAAAATCAAAGAGAAATTTTAAAATTTAATAAGGAAAATAAAGACATATTTCAAGAATTAATAGAAAATAGAGTGGAGATTTCTATTGAATTAGCAGATGGAAGTATTGAAGAGGCTTACTTAACTGAAAAAGGAGAGGATTATTTTAAATTTAAAATCTTAAATGATAATCAAAATATAACATCGGAAGAAGTTATAACAAAAGACTATTTAAAAAGAATAAAAATATCTAATAATATTGAAAGAGAAGAATACAAGAATTTCAAAGTTATCACTACAAAAAATGATGATGAATATATAGCTTATGATTTATCTTATAATGGAAACTACCTAATTTTTTTAGAAAAGGAAGAATTTTATGATATTGCTCAAATAAATATTATTCCTAAAAATATGATAGAAAGTATTTCTGAAATAGAAGTAAAATTAGATACTACAAAAGAAAATTTCAATGACTTAATCGATTTTGAAAAAGATTTAGAAATTATAGAAATTTTAAAAAAATGCTTAGAAAATAAATTTCTTGTTTTCATAGATAATGCAGATTTTTTTGAAACAAAGGTTGGGGTTATTACTAACTTAGAGAATAATAAAATAAAGATAAAAGAAATTGATAAATATGGGAATTTTTACAAAAATTCTGAAATATACTTTGATGAAATTCAATTGTTAGCAATAAAAAATTATAAGCTAGGAGTTTAA